The Mycobacterium seoulense genome has a window encoding:
- a CDS encoding class I SAM-dependent methyltransferase has protein sequence MREAKNSETTRRRRGHPVRLVMVAVGGALINQLMPRRHARDGLRWYQVVYRFIYRVGLIIWCRATPPAELVELVEGPAALPAGRALDVGCGTGTDAIYLAAHGWDVTGVDMVPKALALARRKATAAGVAPRWIEGDVTRSDDLGIGDGYTLLLDFGCFHTLPEDRRAAYVTGLSEAAAPDATLLMYGFRRPPRAAPMHAGVTVEEVKQRFGTAGWELVDAEPTAVEPAAIRRANGLFELWRYELRRTAS, from the coding sequence ATGCGCGAAGCGAAGAACTCCGAGACAACCCGCCGTCGCCGGGGACATCCCGTCCGACTCGTGATGGTTGCCGTCGGCGGCGCGTTGATCAACCAGCTGATGCCCCGTCGGCACGCCCGTGACGGTTTGCGCTGGTATCAGGTTGTCTATCGGTTCATCTACCGGGTGGGTCTCATCATCTGGTGCCGGGCGACGCCACCGGCCGAGCTGGTCGAGCTGGTCGAAGGACCCGCGGCACTGCCGGCGGGACGCGCCCTGGATGTCGGCTGCGGCACCGGCACCGACGCCATCTATCTCGCCGCTCACGGCTGGGATGTGACAGGCGTTGACATGGTGCCCAAGGCGTTGGCCCTCGCACGTCGCAAGGCCACCGCCGCTGGGGTGGCACCGCGATGGATCGAAGGCGACGTGACCCGCTCAGACGATCTCGGCATCGGCGACGGCTACACCTTGCTGTTGGACTTCGGCTGCTTTCACACGCTGCCCGAAGATCGGCGAGCCGCCTACGTCACGGGCCTCTCCGAGGCCGCCGCGCCGGACGCCACTCTTCTGATGTACGGCTTTCGCAGGCCACCCAGGGCCGCGCCCATGCATGCCGGCGTGACCGTCGAGGAAGTCAAGCAACGCTTCGGCACTGCGGGCTGGGAACTGGTCGACGCGGAGCCAACCGCTGTCGAACCGGCGGCTATTCGGCGCGCGAACGGTCTGTTCGAGCTGTGGCGCTACGAACTCCGTCGCACCGCAAGCTGA
- a CDS encoding ArsR/SmtB family transcription factor produces MTETPTCAAVGPAGVAGKPPLRNRPLVTSEQAADVVGLFKVMGNDTRLRLLHAMHRGGEVSVGELAEQVGMRVQAVSNQLQRLSDRGMVAGRRDGARILYSVADPCIPALLDLALCLIEETGTQR; encoded by the coding sequence ATGACTGAGACACCGACGTGTGCCGCGGTAGGACCGGCCGGAGTGGCGGGCAAGCCGCCCCTGCGAAACCGGCCGCTGGTTACCTCCGAGCAGGCCGCCGACGTTGTCGGGCTCTTCAAGGTGATGGGCAACGACACCCGGCTGCGGCTGCTGCATGCGATGCATCGTGGGGGCGAGGTGTCTGTCGGTGAGCTGGCCGAACAGGTGGGCATGCGGGTGCAGGCGGTATCCAATCAGCTGCAACGTTTGTCGGATCGCGGCATGGTCGCCGGCCGCCGCGACGGCGCCCGCATCTTGTATTCGGTGGCCGATCCGTGTATTCCGGCGCTACTGGATCTGGCGTTGTGTCTGATCGAGGAAACCGGAACTCAGCGATGA